A part of Myxococcus landrumus genomic DNA contains:
- a CDS encoding tetratricopeptide repeat protein, with protein sequence MSSPSPSSPSAPVPQTPAGGTSPESDAVPEASPLRPGIQAVVVVLAALAVYIPALGLGFVYDDFPLVEANPWIRSPAWLGDIFTQQIFGFIPNAEGSQAFYRPLVHVLLMVIHGVAGMATWAYHLAPVLLHATASLTVWALARRMAAGSTATALAAGLLFAVHPVHVEAVAWVSALMDVSAATAGLGMLWLLTSRPLSPLRAVAGAVLWLVAALFKEPAVLLLPMLAAWELMATGPTHAGVWRERALRFGPLGVAVLLYAVLRLNAVGWASVNSGWDTVPRGIAFLNTFPLLAHHASLLLWPAVLSVFHPFEPATSVVDGRVLAGVAVALGMGAGLVMLRRRAPAAWLGLAWLALPLLPALHLRALSESAVAERYLYLPSAGFCLLAAFAWGTVARLARPAVAWAFGLAVLLGATARTQAQVGTWQSDVTLWVNAVESSPVAVTPLVQLGDALLRAGETEEAILALERARELKPEHLNAANQLARAYVDAGRPAEARELMKAAVRAHPDASGFHFVLGLAHKRLGEKEAALVSFQEAARLSPSSGDALLELGEALVALGRAAEALPPLEEAMKRLADASRAHRALAQAHRALNHEDQARAHERSAQGSP encoded by the coding sequence ATGTCGTCACCCTCCCCGTCCAGCCCCTCCGCCCCCGTCCCACAGACTCCCGCTGGAGGCACCTCCCCGGAGAGCGACGCGGTCCCCGAGGCGTCTCCACTGCGCCCTGGCATCCAGGCCGTGGTCGTCGTGCTGGCCGCCCTCGCCGTGTACATCCCCGCGCTGGGACTGGGCTTCGTCTATGACGACTTCCCGCTGGTGGAGGCCAATCCCTGGATTCGCTCTCCCGCCTGGCTGGGGGACATCTTCACGCAGCAGATCTTCGGCTTCATCCCGAACGCCGAGGGAAGCCAGGCCTTCTACCGCCCCCTCGTCCACGTCCTCCTGATGGTCATCCACGGCGTGGCGGGGATGGCGACGTGGGCCTACCACCTCGCACCAGTCCTGCTGCATGCCACGGCCTCGCTGACGGTCTGGGCACTGGCGCGACGGATGGCCGCGGGCTCCACGGCCACGGCGCTCGCCGCGGGGCTGCTCTTCGCCGTCCACCCTGTCCACGTGGAAGCCGTGGCGTGGGTGAGCGCGCTCATGGATGTGTCCGCGGCGACAGCGGGACTCGGCATGCTGTGGCTGCTCACGTCGCGCCCCCTGTCGCCACTCCGCGCCGTGGCGGGGGCGGTGCTGTGGCTGGTGGCGGCGCTCTTCAAGGAGCCGGCGGTGCTGCTGCTGCCGATGCTGGCCGCGTGGGAGCTGATGGCGACAGGTCCAACGCACGCGGGGGTGTGGCGGGAGCGGGCCTTGCGCTTCGGGCCTCTCGGCGTCGCGGTGCTGCTCTATGCCGTGCTCCGGCTCAACGCGGTGGGCTGGGCCAGCGTGAACAGCGGCTGGGACACCGTTCCGCGGGGAATCGCCTTCCTCAACACCTTCCCCCTCCTGGCCCACCACGCGAGCCTCCTCCTGTGGCCCGCGGTGCTGAGCGTCTTCCACCCGTTCGAGCCGGCGACGTCCGTGGTGGACGGGCGCGTGCTCGCCGGCGTCGCGGTGGCGCTGGGAATGGGCGCTGGGCTCGTCATGCTCCGACGGCGTGCACCGGCCGCGTGGCTGGGCCTCGCCTGGCTGGCGCTCCCCCTCCTGCCGGCACTCCACCTCCGCGCGCTGAGCGAGAGCGCGGTGGCGGAGCGATACCTGTACCTGCCCTCCGCTGGATTCTGTCTGCTCGCCGCCTTCGCCTGGGGAACGGTGGCGCGACTGGCTCGCCCCGCGGTCGCTTGGGCTTTCGGGCTGGCTGTCCTCCTCGGGGCCACCGCCCGGACTCAGGCGCAGGTCGGCACGTGGCAGAGCGACGTGACCCTGTGGGTGAACGCGGTGGAGTCCTCGCCCGTGGCGGTGACGCCGCTCGTCCAGCTCGGAGACGCCCTGCTGCGAGCGGGTGAGACGGAGGAGGCCATCCTCGCCCTGGAGCGCGCACGCGAGCTCAAGCCCGAGCACCTGAACGCAGCGAACCAGCTCGCACGGGCGTATGTGGACGCGGGCCGGCCGGCCGAGGCTCGGGAGCTCATGAAGGCGGCGGTGCGAGCCCACCCGGACGCCTCTGGGTTCCACTTCGTCCTGGGCCTCGCGCACAAGCGCCTGGGCGAGAAGGAAGCAGCCCTCGTGTCATTCCAGGAGGCGGCACGCCTGTCTCCTTCCTCAGGCGACGCACTGCTGGAGCTGGGCGAGGCCCTCGTCGCACTCGGCCGCGCGGCGGAGGCGCTGCCCCCGCTCGAGGAGGCGATGAAGCGGCTCGCGGATGCCTCGCGCGCGCACCGGGCGCTGGCCCAGGCCCACCGAGCGCTGAACCACGAGGACCAGGCCCGCGCGCACGAACGGAGCGCGCAGGGCAGTCCCTAG
- a CDS encoding YfbK domain-containing protein has protein sequence MDAVVSRMLCGLLLLWASQSLAQSSTLMGKVIDVRSRQPVPDVLVTATSSNLTGEQTVVTDAKGAYRIPHLPPGTYALRFEKEQYKPYARMDVQLRLNRTIRVNIELLPESFVESVEMVGAPSLGCMTTGVNVDQEFIKRIQPSRYDPAVEALAELRPSGQSDTFGMSIAEESTVVAAAPQYNVSPAMPGMSMTLRLHPVPSQEVSTPSPRREPLHRADFYAMYFKGYGVNPTVNPSKERFSTFSVDTDTASYSLARSHLKHHAMPDERAVRVEEFVNSFDYGYDDAKDAPFGIHVEGFPSPVRTGYQVLRIGVKAREVPPAERKSSHLVFVIDVSGSMEGENRLGLVKKALRMLVMELDERDRVSLVVYGSEARQVLPPTSALEKERLLSAIDGLRIEGSTNAEAGLTLGYRIAVEHLREGGINRVILCSDGVANVGVSDAEGLWAQVKSLAARGITLSTVGFGMGNYNDVLMERLAHVGEGNYAYVDGLKEAHRVFVRNLTGTLQVVAKDVKLQVEFDPKAVALYRLLGYENRALTAQQFRDDRVDAGEVGAGHSVTALYEVKPREDSRTLGTLRIRYKAPEGGASKELATPLHSASLRPGYAQAGESTRLAYVASAFAEKLRGSYWTRPLTYDALLALWDGMGSDLKQREDVSELGALIRQASGLDRREDPFESFAPVKSMDFDRAPSGP, from the coding sequence ATGGACGCTGTCGTCTCCCGGATGTTGTGCGGGCTCCTGCTGCTGTGGGCCTCCCAGTCGCTCGCCCAGAGCAGCACCCTCATGGGCAAGGTCATCGATGTCCGGAGCCGTCAGCCCGTGCCTGATGTGCTGGTCACCGCGACGTCGTCCAATCTCACCGGAGAGCAGACCGTCGTCACCGACGCCAAGGGGGCGTATCGCATCCCCCATCTACCACCGGGCACGTACGCCCTTCGATTCGAGAAGGAGCAGTACAAGCCCTACGCTCGCATGGACGTGCAACTGCGGCTCAACCGCACCATCCGCGTCAACATCGAGCTGCTCCCTGAGTCGTTCGTGGAGTCGGTGGAGATGGTCGGTGCCCCCAGCTTGGGCTGTATGACCACGGGAGTCAACGTGGACCAGGAGTTCATCAAGCGCATACAACCCTCCCGTTACGACCCCGCCGTCGAGGCACTGGCCGAGCTGAGACCGAGTGGCCAGTCCGACACCTTCGGTATGTCCATCGCGGAGGAGAGCACTGTCGTGGCGGCGGCGCCCCAGTACAACGTCTCCCCCGCGATGCCTGGCATGTCGATGACGCTGCGGCTGCATCCTGTTCCTTCGCAAGAGGTCTCCACACCATCCCCTCGCCGCGAGCCGCTGCACCGCGCGGACTTCTACGCGATGTACTTCAAGGGGTACGGGGTGAACCCCACGGTGAACCCATCGAAGGAGCGCTTCTCCACGTTCTCCGTGGACACGGACACGGCCTCCTACTCGCTTGCGCGCAGCCATCTGAAGCACCACGCCATGCCCGATGAGCGTGCCGTGCGTGTGGAGGAGTTCGTCAACAGCTTCGACTACGGCTACGACGACGCGAAGGACGCCCCGTTCGGCATCCACGTGGAGGGCTTTCCCTCTCCGGTTCGCACGGGCTACCAGGTGCTGCGCATCGGCGTGAAGGCGCGCGAAGTGCCCCCGGCCGAGCGCAAGTCCAGTCACCTCGTCTTCGTCATCGACGTGTCCGGCTCCATGGAGGGGGAGAACCGCCTGGGGTTGGTGAAGAAGGCCCTGCGCATGCTGGTGATGGAGCTGGACGAGCGGGACCGGGTGTCGCTCGTCGTGTATGGCTCGGAGGCCCGGCAGGTGCTGCCGCCCACGAGCGCGCTCGAGAAGGAGCGGCTGCTGAGCGCCATCGACGGCCTTCGCATCGAGGGCTCGACCAACGCCGAGGCGGGCCTGACGCTGGGCTATCGCATCGCCGTCGAGCACCTGCGCGAGGGTGGCATCAACCGCGTCATCCTCTGCTCGGACGGTGTCGCGAACGTGGGCGTCTCCGACGCGGAGGGCCTCTGGGCCCAGGTGAAGTCCCTCGCGGCCCGAGGCATCACCTTGTCCACGGTGGGCTTCGGCATGGGCAACTACAACGACGTGCTGATGGAGCGGCTGGCCCACGTGGGCGAGGGGAACTACGCCTACGTGGACGGGCTGAAGGAGGCGCACCGTGTCTTCGTGCGCAACCTCACCGGGACGCTCCAGGTGGTGGCCAAGGATGTGAAGCTCCAGGTGGAGTTCGACCCGAAGGCGGTGGCCCTGTACCGGCTGCTCGGCTACGAGAACCGCGCGCTGACGGCGCAGCAGTTTCGTGATGACCGCGTGGACGCGGGCGAGGTGGGAGCAGGCCACTCGGTCACCGCGCTCTACGAGGTGAAGCCGCGTGAGGATTCCCGGACGCTGGGCACGCTGCGCATCCGCTACAAGGCCCCAGAGGGTGGGGCATCGAAGGAGCTGGCGACACCGCTGCACTCGGCCTCGCTGCGTCCGGGCTACGCCCAGGCTGGGGAGTCCACGCGACTGGCCTATGTGGCCTCCGCCTTCGCGGAGAAGCTTCGCGGCTCGTACTGGACGCGGCCGCTGACCTACGACGCGCTGCTCGCGCTGTGGGACGGCATGGGCTCGGACCTGAAGCAGCGTGAGGATGTGAGCGAGCTGGGTGCCCTCATCCGTCAGGCCAGCGGCCTGGACCGGCGCGAGGACCCGTTCGAATCCTTTGCTCCCGTGAAGAGCATGGACTTCGACCGTGCCCCCTCGGGGCCTTGA
- a CDS encoding TetR/AcrR family transcriptional regulator C-terminal domain-containing protein, whose amino-acid sequence MPMGVGRESLLHEQLEMRRKVRERGRSEEAVVCGEVHLEASQVPGEVEQPQVHRAVVEGGGDRALPKAHHLGERLARGHVPPLEGALAVARRERGEGSRAKANPIPSGRVDARELVGEPSRAPGNVRSLEVRERGLDVASGQQGLPDIQPRLQGPGFLRHRLDQVLLSRPDRVEVSRQHQVVHADLVELEQSLGVLMAAGFSLRDAVSSFQVVFAFVVGHSVTSYLPTRSDEDSSPAYERLSEADFPRMRALARLEDRRDVEEEFEFGLETMFTGLTASLPPKRGKPRSASP is encoded by the coding sequence ATGCCGATGGGCGTCGGGCGTGAGTCGCTTCTCCATGAGCAGCTCGAAATGCGACGGAAAGTCCGAGAACGGGGTCGTTCCGAAGAAGCGGTTGTATGCGGAGAAGTCCATCTGGAGGCGAGCCAGGTTCCGGGTGAGGTGGAGCAGCCTCAAGTCCACCGCGCCGTAGTGGAAGGCGGCGGAGACCGCGCTCTCCCCAAGGCTCATCACCTCGGTGAACGTCTCGCTCGTGGCCATGTTCCGCCACTTGAAGGCGCTCTTGCGGTCGCGCGTCGTGAACGTGGAGAGGGCTCCCGGGCCAAAGCCAATCCCATCCCGAGCGGCAGGGTCGACGCTCGCGAGCTCGTAGGTGAACCGTCGAGGGCTCCCGGCAATGTCCGCTCGCTCGAAGTTCGTGAGCGTGGTCTGGACGTAGCCTCGGGCCAGCAAGGCCTCCCGGATATCCAACCACGTCTTCAGGGCCCGGGCTTCCTCCGGCATCGCCTGGACCAGGTCCTTCTGTCCCGCCCAGACCGAGTCGAGGTCTCCCGTCAGCACCAGGTTGTACACGCAGATTTGGTCGAGCTCGAGCAGTCGCTCGGCGTCTTGATGGCGGCTGGGTTCTCCCTCCGGGATGCGGTGAGCTCGTTCCAGGTGGTGTTCGCGTTCGTGGTCGGACATTCGGTGACCAGCTACCTGCCGACCCGGTCGGACGAAGACTCGTCCCCCGCATATGAGCGCCTGAGCGAAGCGGACTTCCCTCGGATGCGCGCGCTGGCGCGGCTGGAGGACCGCCGCGATGTCGAGGAGGAGTTCGAGTTCGGACTGGAGACGATGTTCACCGGGCTCACCGCGAGCCTCCCGCCGAAGCGAGGGAAGCCACGAAGCGCTTCGCCCTGA
- a CDS encoding aldo/keto reductase, with the protein MHMDTTNTVKLGSTGPEVFRLGLGCMGMSGMYGASDDAESLRTIHTAMERGVTLLDTGDFYGMGHNELLVGRAIAGRRERVQLSVKFGAMRAPDGGWGGMDLRPAAVKNFAAYSLKRLGVDVIDIYRPARLDPNVPIEDTIGAISDLVKAGYVRHIALSEVSAETVRRAQRIHPIVDVQLEYSLASRGPETRLFPALRELGVCATLYGVLSRGLLTGSKPAASGDFRAWLPRFSGANRETNETSVQALHRFARERDMSPAQLAIAWVLARQPGFVPIIGARRVAQLEDALTALARPLSREDVAALESRVAFSGERYGAEQMRMLDSEHP; encoded by the coding sequence ATGCACATGGACACGACGAACACGGTGAAGCTGGGGAGCACGGGGCCGGAAGTCTTCCGGCTCGGGTTGGGGTGCATGGGCATGTCCGGGATGTATGGGGCCTCGGACGACGCGGAGAGCCTCCGCACGATTCACACCGCCATGGAGCGGGGGGTGACGCTGCTCGACACCGGGGACTTCTACGGGATGGGCCACAACGAGCTGCTCGTGGGCCGCGCCATCGCCGGACGCCGCGAGCGCGTCCAGCTCTCCGTCAAGTTCGGTGCGATGCGGGCGCCCGACGGTGGCTGGGGAGGCATGGACCTGCGCCCCGCGGCCGTGAAGAACTTCGCCGCCTATTCGCTCAAGCGGCTGGGCGTCGACGTCATCGACATCTACCGGCCCGCCCGGTTGGACCCGAACGTCCCCATCGAGGACACCATCGGCGCCATCTCCGACCTGGTGAAGGCTGGCTACGTGCGGCACATCGCCCTGTCGGAGGTCAGCGCGGAGACGGTGCGACGCGCCCAGCGCATCCACCCCATCGTCGACGTGCAACTGGAGTACTCGCTCGCCAGCCGGGGCCCGGAGACCCGCCTCTTCCCCGCGCTGCGAGAGCTCGGTGTCTGCGCCACGCTCTATGGCGTGCTCTCGCGAGGACTGCTCACCGGCAGCAAGCCCGCGGCCTCGGGTGACTTCCGCGCGTGGCTGCCGCGCTTCAGTGGCGCGAACCGCGAGACGAACGAGACCTCGGTGCAGGCGTTGCACCGCTTCGCCCGGGAGCGCGACATGTCCCCCGCGCAGCTCGCCATCGCCTGGGTGCTCGCGCGTCAGCCCGGCTTCGTCCCCATCATCGGCGCGCGCCGCGTCGCGCAGCTCGAGGACGCGCTCACCGCCCTGGCGCGTCCACTCTCCCGGGAGGATGTCGCCGCCCTCGAGTCACGGGTGGCCTTCTCGGGGGAGCGGTATGGCGCCGAGCAGATGCGCATGCTCGACAGCGAGCACCCCTGA
- a CDS encoding LysR family transcriptional regulator — MNALYEKSLDLNLLRVFVVVADAGSVTVAAARLYLTQPAVSAALRRLTSAVGAPLFVRSGRGLELSARGRRLLATARPHLEALVEAALAPATFDPRSSERTVRLGLSDASEAWLLPRLLEVLAREAPKMRLVVLPAQFRNVGALLSTSAVDVAMTVADELPPNIRRLQLFHEGFVCLYDPRHARPGKRFTLERYLEHEHIIVSYNGDLRGVVEDALGIQRKVRVSIPSFHGVGDLVEGSALVATVPGMVARHVMALRPTLRTVKPPFKVEGAPLELLWRATSEDDEALRFVREHVARIARSQSPAS, encoded by the coding sequence ATGAACGCCCTCTATGAGAAGTCGCTCGACCTGAACCTCCTGAGAGTCTTCGTCGTCGTGGCGGATGCGGGCAGCGTCACGGTGGCGGCCGCTCGGCTGTACCTCACCCAGCCGGCGGTGAGCGCGGCGCTCCGGCGGCTGACCTCCGCCGTGGGGGCACCGCTGTTCGTGCGCAGCGGGCGAGGGCTGGAGCTGAGTGCGCGGGGGCGGAGGTTGCTCGCCACGGCGCGGCCCCACCTGGAGGCGCTGGTCGAGGCGGCGCTGGCCCCCGCGACGTTCGACCCTCGCTCGAGCGAGCGCACGGTGCGCCTGGGGCTCTCCGACGCGAGCGAGGCCTGGCTGTTGCCCCGACTGTTGGAGGTCCTCGCGCGAGAGGCACCGAAGATGCGGCTCGTGGTGCTGCCCGCGCAGTTCCGGAACGTGGGGGCGCTCTTGAGCACGTCCGCCGTGGACGTGGCGATGACGGTGGCGGACGAGCTGCCGCCAAACATCCGCAGGCTCCAACTCTTCCACGAAGGCTTCGTCTGTCTCTATGACCCGCGCCACGCGCGGCCCGGGAAGCGCTTCACGCTGGAGCGCTATCTGGAGCACGAGCACATCATCGTCTCGTACAACGGCGACCTGCGCGGCGTGGTGGAGGATGCGCTGGGGATTCAGCGCAAGGTCCGCGTGTCCATCCCCTCGTTCCACGGGGTGGGCGACCTGGTGGAAGGCAGCGCGCTGGTGGCCACGGTGCCGGGAATGGTGGCGCGACACGTGATGGCGTTGCGCCCGACGCTGCGCACGGTGAAGCCCCCTTTCAAGGTGGAGGGCGCGCCCCTGGAGCTGCTCTGGCGCGCCACATCCGAAGACGATGAGGCCCTGCGCTTCGTGAGGGAGCACGTGGCCCGGATTGCCCGGAGCCAGAGCCCCGCGTCCTGA
- a CDS encoding alpha/beta fold hydrolase: MKSAFKGEQAKAVLSRWHDHFRGRLRMPTESRMVKTRIGDTHVLVGGPEAGPEVVVLHGALASSAHVLHELAPLLEHFRLHAVDVVGQSVMSADVRPSVSNNAYGEWLRDVLDGLSLQRPHVVGVSWGGFVSIRLAAIAPERIDRLALLFPAGVVNGSHWEGLTKVAIPMMLYRMSPSERRLKAFVRHLLTTTDDDWAPFLGDAVRACNMDMRIPALAKPEELARLTAPTLVLAGDGDVSFPGEKLLARARTLFPTLADQELIKDCRHCPPTTDPFRQWLAKRIGDFLRAG; the protein is encoded by the coding sequence ATGAAGTCGGCATTCAAGGGTGAGCAGGCGAAGGCAGTCCTTTCCCGGTGGCACGACCACTTCCGTGGCCGCCTGCGGATGCCCACCGAGAGCCGGATGGTGAAGACCCGCATCGGAGACACGCATGTGCTGGTGGGAGGCCCGGAGGCCGGCCCCGAAGTCGTCGTCCTCCATGGCGCGCTCGCGAGCTCCGCACACGTGCTCCACGAGCTGGCTCCGCTGCTGGAGCACTTCCGTCTCCACGCGGTGGATGTCGTAGGCCAGTCGGTGATGAGCGCGGATGTGCGGCCCTCGGTGTCGAACAACGCGTATGGCGAGTGGCTCCGAGACGTTCTTGATGGGCTGTCGCTCCAGCGCCCTCATGTGGTGGGGGTGAGCTGGGGCGGCTTCGTGTCCATCCGGCTCGCGGCCATCGCGCCCGAGCGCATCGACAGGCTCGCCCTCCTGTTCCCCGCGGGGGTGGTGAATGGCTCTCACTGGGAGGGGCTCACGAAGGTGGCCATCCCGATGATGCTCTACCGGATGTCGCCGTCGGAGCGGCGCCTGAAGGCGTTCGTCCGCCACCTGCTCACGACCACGGATGATGACTGGGCGCCCTTTCTGGGTGACGCCGTTCGCGCGTGCAACATGGACATGCGCATCCCCGCGCTCGCGAAGCCGGAGGAGCTGGCCAGGTTGACGGCCCCCACGCTCGTGCTCGCCGGGGATGGGGATGTGAGCTTTCCAGGAGAGAAGCTGCTCGCCCGTGCCCGGACGCTCTTTCCCACCCTCGCCGACCAGGAGCTCATCAAGGACTGTCGCCATTGCCCGCCCACGACGGACCCCTTCCGGCAATGGCTGGCGAAGCGCATCGGCGACTTCCTGCGGGCGGGCTGA
- a CDS encoding MBL fold metallo-hydrolase codes for MKAVAAVLVLLPCLALAQERDFSQVEVRAAPVAGNIHLLQGAGGNIAVSMGPDGQLIVDTEFAPLTDKLRAALKKLGKQRLAYVLNTHVHSDHTGGNSAFGREATLVAHAAVRERMSKPRTRRGETLPPAPEHARPILTFQQGLSLWFNGEEVRLTHLPAGHTDGDSVVLFVGSNVLHTGDLFFPDRFPVIDLEAGGNVEGYVRNAEALLAGLPPGARIIPGHGALSGREELERFVSMLRETTALVRRKKVAGLTLEQVKAEGLPEKFRSFGEGHVKTDRWLETVYTGLGMVRGPLP; via the coding sequence ATGAAGGCCGTCGCCGCCGTGCTCGTCCTGCTGCCGTGTCTCGCGCTCGCGCAGGAGCGCGACTTCTCCCAGGTGGAGGTGCGAGCGGCGCCCGTGGCGGGCAACATCCACCTGCTCCAGGGGGCCGGAGGCAACATCGCCGTCTCCATGGGGCCAGACGGCCAGCTCATCGTGGACACCGAGTTCGCGCCCCTCACCGACAAGCTGCGCGCGGCCCTCAAGAAGCTCGGAAAGCAGCGGCTGGCCTATGTGCTCAACACGCACGTGCACAGCGACCACACGGGCGGCAACTCAGCCTTCGGACGTGAGGCGACGCTCGTCGCGCATGCGGCCGTGCGCGAGCGAATGTCCAAGCCGAGGACACGCCGCGGAGAGACGCTGCCTCCCGCGCCCGAGCACGCGCGTCCCATCCTCACCTTCCAGCAGGGCCTGAGCCTCTGGTTCAACGGCGAGGAGGTCCGCCTGACGCACCTGCCCGCGGGCCACACGGACGGAGACAGCGTGGTGCTCTTCGTGGGCAGCAACGTCCTACATACCGGCGACCTCTTCTTCCCCGACCGCTTCCCCGTCATCGACCTGGAGGCGGGCGGCAACGTGGAGGGCTACGTGCGCAACGCGGAGGCGCTGCTGGCGGGCCTGCCTCCCGGGGCGCGCATCATCCCGGGCCATGGCGCGCTCAGCGGACGTGAGGAGTTGGAGCGCTTCGTCTCCATGCTGCGCGAGACCACCGCGCTCGTGCGGCGCAAGAAGGTCGCGGGCCTGACGCTGGAGCAGGTGAAGGCCGAGGGCCTGCCGGAGAAGTTCCGGAGCTTTGGTGAAGGGCACGTCAAGACGGACCGGTGGCTGGAGACCGTCTACACCGGCCTGGGCATGGTGCGGGGCCCGCTCCCCTGA
- a CDS encoding RNA methyltransferase has translation MSLVSHLRVVLHQTQGPDNLGAVARLAANFGVAELVLSDPQLQEMDGARRMAVHAGHVLESARIVPTLPEALEDVVLAVGTTSRQNLRGMPTLSPEEAVALLARHAQRGKVALVLGGEKRGMSDEDLSHCQQALVIPTRPEQPSMNLAQAAAVLFYLCSREHAEVPAPRVEEGAPLRLVQALQARMRQVLLDADFLNWQGPDAVLSEMIHSLTRAALTKREVELWLNAFKHLGRCIARPATPPESTKQG, from the coding sequence ATGTCTCTCGTTTCCCACCTGCGTGTCGTGCTGCACCAGACGCAGGGCCCGGACAATCTCGGCGCCGTGGCGCGCCTGGCCGCCAACTTCGGTGTGGCGGAGCTCGTGCTTTCAGACCCCCAACTGCAGGAGATGGACGGCGCAAGACGCATGGCCGTGCATGCCGGCCATGTCCTCGAGTCGGCGCGCATCGTGCCCACCCTGCCCGAGGCGCTGGAGGACGTGGTGCTCGCGGTGGGGACGACCTCGCGGCAGAACCTGCGCGGGATGCCGACCCTCTCTCCCGAGGAAGCGGTGGCCCTGCTGGCGCGGCACGCCCAGCGCGGGAAGGTCGCGCTGGTCCTCGGAGGTGAGAAGCGGGGCATGTCCGATGAGGACCTGAGCCATTGCCAGCAGGCGCTGGTCATCCCCACGCGGCCCGAGCAGCCCTCGATGAACCTGGCGCAGGCGGCGGCGGTCCTCTTCTATCTCTGCTCACGCGAGCACGCGGAGGTGCCTGCACCCCGCGTGGAGGAAGGCGCGCCCCTGCGGCTGGTGCAGGCGCTTCAGGCCCGGATGCGGCAGGTCCTCCTGGACGCGGACTTTCTCAACTGGCAGGGGCCAGATGCGGTGCTCTCGGAGATGATCCACTCGCTCACCCGCGCGGCGCTGACGAAGCGGGAGGTCGAGCTGTGGCTCAACGCCTTCAAGCACCTCGGACGCTGCATCGCTCGTCCGGCGACGCCCCCAGAGTCCACGAAGCAGGGCTGA